Proteins found in one bacterium genomic segment:
- a CDS encoding ubiquinone/menaquinone biosynthesis methyltransferase: protein MSGAPDLEHVHARGRDGVVRDPAAHDRAVRAMFARIARVYDFMNHALSFNRDRAWRRDLVRALDPGTDLLVDLCAGTGDLGLAALRGGRCRRVVAADFTPAMVAAGRGKGLGGVIPAVAADAQDLPLRDGCADAVAVGFGVRNLADLRRGLAEMRRVLKPGGRLLVLDFFRDDPAAVGPGRGAARPLRRALDLALPSAGRLLGRDRAAYAYLADSRDRFVTPAEFAALLDEFGFRDVLVRRQTFGIAHLIGGRLDADA, encoded by the coding sequence GTGAGCGGAGCGCCGGACCTCGAGCACGTCCACGCGCGCGGCCGCGACGGCGTCGTGCGCGACCCCGCCGCCCACGACCGCGCCGTGCGGGCGATGTTCGCGCGGATCGCGCGCGTCTACGACTTCATGAACCACGCCCTGAGCTTCAACCGCGACCGCGCCTGGCGGCGCGACCTGGTGCGCGCGCTGGATCCCGGCACCGACCTGCTGGTGGACCTGTGCGCGGGCACCGGCGACCTCGGGCTCGCGGCCCTGCGCGGCGGCCGCTGCCGCCGGGTCGTGGCCGCCGACTTCACGCCGGCGATGGTGGCGGCCGGTCGGGGCAAGGGCCTCGGCGGGGTGATCCCCGCCGTCGCCGCCGACGCCCAGGACCTGCCGCTGCGCGACGGCTGCGCCGACGCGGTCGCCGTCGGCTTCGGCGTGCGCAACCTGGCCGACCTGCGCCGCGGCCTGGCCGAGATGCGCCGCGTCCTGAAGCCGGGCGGCCGCCTGCTGGTGCTGGACTTCTTCCGCGACGACCCGGCCGCCGTCGGCCCGGGCCGCGGCGCCGCCCGGCCCCTGCGCCGCGCCCTGGACCTGGCGCTGCCGTCGGCGGGCCGGCTGCTCGGCCGCGACCGCGCCGCCTACGCCTACCTCGCCGACAGCCGGGACCGCTTCGTGACCCCGGCGGAATTCGCGGCGCTGCTCGATGAATTCGGCTTCCGGGACGTCCTGGTGCGACGTCAGACCTTCGGCATCGCCCACCTGATCGGCGGGCGGCTCGACGCCGACGCCTGA